A single Paraburkholderia sp. D15 DNA region contains:
- a CDS encoding amidohydrolase has translation MTTNAITNAIDIDIDELVALRRDIHAHPEIAFDEHRTSELVAAKLRAWDIETHTGIGGTGVVGVVHGQRGKGRTIALRADMDALPMEEEGRPLHRSQRQGVFHGCGHDGHTAMLLGVARHFSGHRDFAGTLVLVFQPAEETGGGANAMLADGIETRFGYDEIYALHNAPHFAPGTFGVLDGAMLASCDEVIVTIDGVGGHGSAPEKTKDPVMAAGQLICALQTVVSRSIEPSATAVLSIGSVHAGSAPNVIPSYAELTGTLRTFDEGVRTFAKSRIRAICEGVATLSECAIAVDFRNSSPATINHREQAEAAAQVAAEIFGTDNVLREFPPLNGSEDFSEFLLRRPGAYALLGQGGVYCHHPEFDFNDDVLPLGVRFFVALAHARCAA, from the coding sequence GTGACAACGAACGCCATCACGAACGCCATCGACATCGATATCGACGAACTGGTCGCGCTGCGGCGGGACATTCACGCCCACCCCGAAATCGCCTTCGACGAGCATCGCACGAGCGAACTCGTCGCCGCCAAACTGCGTGCGTGGGACATCGAAACGCACACCGGCATCGGCGGCACGGGCGTCGTCGGGGTCGTGCACGGACAACGCGGCAAGGGCCGCACGATCGCGCTGCGCGCCGACATGGACGCGTTGCCGATGGAAGAGGAAGGCCGCCCGCTGCATCGCTCGCAACGTCAGGGCGTGTTTCATGGATGCGGCCACGACGGCCATACCGCGATGCTGCTCGGCGTCGCGCGGCACTTCAGCGGTCATCGCGATTTCGCGGGCACGCTCGTGCTGGTGTTTCAGCCCGCCGAGGAAACCGGCGGCGGCGCGAACGCGATGCTGGCCGACGGCATCGAAACGCGCTTCGGCTACGACGAAATCTACGCGCTGCACAATGCGCCGCATTTTGCGCCCGGCACCTTCGGCGTGCTCGACGGCGCGATGCTCGCGTCGTGCGACGAAGTGATCGTCACGATCGACGGCGTCGGCGGCCATGGTTCCGCGCCCGAAAAAACCAAAGATCCGGTGATGGCCGCCGGCCAGCTCATCTGCGCGTTGCAGACTGTCGTGAGCCGTTCGATCGAACCGAGCGCGACGGCCGTGCTGAGCATCGGCAGCGTGCACGCGGGCAGCGCGCCGAACGTGATTCCGTCTTACGCGGAATTGACCGGCACGTTACGTACCTTCGACGAAGGCGTCCGCACGTTCGCCAAGTCGCGCATCCGCGCTATCTGCGAGGGCGTCGCCACGCTCAGCGAATGCGCGATCGCCGTCGACTTCCGCAACAGCTCGCCGGCCACGATCAATCATCGCGAGCAGGCCGAGGCGGCGGCACAGGTCGCCGCGGAAATCTTCGGCACGGACAACGTGCTGCGCGAATTCCCACCGCTCAACGGCTCGGAAGACTTCTCGGAGTTTCTGCTGCGGCGCCCTGGCGCCTATGCGCTGCTCGGCCAGGGCGGCGTGTACTGCCATCACCCCGAATTCGATTTCAACGACGACGTCCTGCCGCTCGGCGTGCGTTTCTTCGTCGCGCTCGCGCATGCGCGCTGCGCGGCCTAG
- a CDS encoding autotransporter-associated beta strand repeat-containing protein, which translates to MARARDSKHAELPNLLPAMGVFVALVGAGIIPVSAYATCATAGTTVSCSGPANPLSPSYTNSANDVNVTINPGASLGVLLGVGGTSMTLSGSNVTVTNNGRIDPTVLGSNPNVLSAGLVVGNTTASVQSITNNGILGGTTGTTLSQTGMALVSQNATGGITNITNTGTMSTAPISGATMLGADAGVMVAYGGAAVTVNNSGTITGRVGLATSVTGNIFTNSGTINGSVSLGAGSTNQFIATTDSSVNAAGGTATSQNLTIGVSTVNFAATGVVDGGAGGNNTLSLQIGVLPTGTIDNNNYIDFNHLDVQSGTWTLSGASSVSDATLENGATALVDNAASLGTGTIKSSGGAIQSLVPGITLSNNIVVTGNGLTVGGSNSLGLSGTISGGGQLTQSGSGTTTLSGANTYIGGTNLFAGEIVVGNNAALGTGALTVSGNATLDNNQSTALANQIAINTGVTLALGGSNALTLDGVINGAGGIAQNGAATTTLAGANTFTGGTTINSGTLALGAGGSLAATGGVNLANAGATFDISAAGANQTIGALSGAAGSSVELGANSLSLGDSSNATFGGTIGGTGGIVKQGTGTEILTGFNTYTGGTTISGGTLALGAGGGLAAGSPLTLDATGATFDISTAGANQTVGALSGVAGTTVALGGNTLAFGDSTNQIFSGSFTGTGGIVKQGTGTETLTGSNSFTGTTTINAGTLALSGGGSLSDVNLANAGASLDVSGATASPTIGALTGVAGTSVSLGPQTLTLGSTNNGVFDGTIGGTGGIVKAGGGTQTLTGTNTYTGGTTINGGTLALSGNGSLAAGAGVNVAGNGASFNISGAVAPQTVGALSGAAGSTVSIGGNSLTFGDATNQTLASSVTGTGGLVKQGSGTETLSGNNTYSGGTTMNEGGLVVGSNTALGSGALTVNGASTLDSNAATTLANNVVLNAGLTVNGTHDLTLNGSISGTGGLTKDGGATLTLNGTNTYTGGTQVNAGTLALGANASLNANGTVNVASGAVFDLSAGNGTQTFGTLTGSGTVNVGTNDLTVGSATNGTFSGGIAGTGTLTKVGSGTETLTGTNTFTGGTTINAGTLAIGSGGSLAPTGGVTLGAAGTSFDISTAGANQTIGALSGVAGSTVAMGGNTLTFGDSSNQTFAGTLSGTAGIVKAGNGTETLTGANTYTGGTTISAGTLALSGAGSLVAGGALSLTGAGATFDMSNAAGDQTFSAFSGVAGSTVALGGHTLTFGDATSQTFAGTLSGSGALIKNGAGVETLSGASTYSGGTTLNGGGLVLGTSSSLGTGTLTVNNAATLDASTAINVANAIVLNATTTIGGSADTTLSGNVSGTGGLIKNGNAGLTLGGSNTFSGGTTVNAGSLTLASANALGTGGLTMNGGALNVGTGGSGQALQVNFSSLAGVNNTAINLSNAALGVSGAGTFAGTITGNGSLTKNGNGLLILNGVNTYSGTTEVVAGELEVGDINHLNARIAGNALVDSTGTLRGHGTVAGNVTNNGTVAPGGSIGTLNVGGNYTQASNATLAIEVSPTAASQLNVTGSAALSGALAVTFDPGTYTAKQYTLVSAAGGVTGKFTSSAFNASSGANLGALQSSVSYGANTVELMLANAQGTPGGGTAPTVIAPVNTSIYTAQGTAALLNAQTTTAALLGHLSGAGASGVVGATPGAAAGWINASGSQTKVGGTNGAPGFQANQYGFLAGLDQRMGDYTVGVAAGYTHTDLDEQSTGDSGTQDTLRAALYASRPLGPVQVSGTVSYGVDFLSQKRPFAGVGTAEGDHVGQEFTAGAQASLPLTLGSFVLTPLAGLRYAYFHANGFGESGAGGQDLRVGTDNVHSLQPYVGVTLDRAFGDAWRPMAVQLRVGYAHEVLDAGRAVSVSAQDGTLFTAPGTSLPRGYLTTGVSVSMQPMKNLTVSVGYDALINTTHASAQQGTVKAEYRF; encoded by the coding sequence ATGGCTCGCGCTCGCGATTCGAAACACGCCGAACTGCCCAACCTGCTGCCCGCCATGGGGGTATTCGTCGCCCTGGTGGGCGCCGGCATTATTCCCGTTTCCGCGTACGCGACCTGTGCGACGGCCGGCACCACGGTGAGTTGTTCCGGCCCCGCGAATCCGCTTTCGCCCAGCTATACGAACAGTGCGAACGACGTGAACGTCACGATCAATCCGGGCGCAAGCCTCGGCGTGCTGCTCGGCGTGGGCGGTACGTCGATGACGCTGTCCGGCAGCAACGTCACCGTCACCAACAACGGCCGGATCGATCCGACCGTGCTGGGCTCGAACCCGAACGTCCTGTCGGCGGGGCTCGTAGTCGGCAACACGACGGCCAGCGTGCAGTCCATCACCAACAACGGCATTCTCGGCGGCACCACCGGTACGACACTCAGTCAGACCGGCATGGCGCTCGTGTCGCAGAACGCCACCGGCGGCATCACCAACATCACGAATACCGGCACGATGTCGACCGCGCCCATCTCCGGCGCCACCATGCTCGGCGCCGATGCGGGCGTGATGGTCGCGTACGGCGGCGCCGCGGTCACGGTCAACAACTCGGGCACCATCACCGGGCGCGTCGGGCTGGCCACATCGGTCACCGGCAATATCTTTACGAACTCCGGCACCATCAACGGCAGCGTGTCGCTGGGCGCCGGTAGCACAAATCAATTCATCGCGACCACCGACTCCTCGGTGAACGCGGCGGGCGGTACTGCGACGTCGCAGAACCTGACCATCGGCGTGAGCACGGTCAATTTCGCGGCCACCGGCGTGGTGGACGGCGGCGCGGGCGGCAACAACACGCTGAGCCTGCAGATCGGCGTGTTGCCGACAGGCACGATCGACAACAACAACTACATCGACTTCAATCATCTGGACGTGCAAAGCGGCACATGGACGCTCTCGGGCGCCTCGAGTGTCAGCGACGCGACGCTGGAAAACGGCGCGACCGCGCTCGTCGACAACGCCGCTTCGCTGGGCACCGGCACGATCAAGTCCAGCGGTGGCGCGATCCAGTCCCTGGTGCCGGGTATCACGCTGTCGAACAACATCGTTGTAACGGGTAATGGTCTTACCGTGGGCGGCAGCAACAGCCTTGGCCTGTCGGGCACGATTTCCGGCGGAGGCCAGCTCACCCAGTCGGGCAGCGGCACGACGACCCTGTCGGGTGCCAACACGTATATCGGCGGCACCAACCTGTTCGCGGGCGAGATCGTCGTCGGCAACAACGCGGCGCTCGGCACCGGCGCGCTGACCGTCAGCGGCAACGCGACCCTCGACAATAATCAGAGCACCGCGCTCGCCAACCAGATCGCCATTAATACGGGCGTGACGCTGGCGCTCGGCGGCAGCAACGCGCTGACACTCGACGGCGTGATCAACGGAGCGGGCGGCATCGCGCAAAATGGTGCGGCGACCACCACGCTGGCCGGGGCCAACACGTTCACTGGCGGCACGACCATCAATAGCGGCACGCTCGCGCTCGGCGCGGGCGGCTCGCTGGCGGCGACGGGCGGCGTCAATCTCGCGAACGCGGGCGCCACGTTCGACATCAGCGCCGCGGGCGCCAACCAGACGATCGGCGCGCTCTCCGGCGCGGCAGGCTCGTCGGTTGAGCTCGGCGCCAACTCGCTGTCGCTCGGCGACAGCAGCAATGCGACTTTCGGCGGCACGATCGGCGGCACCGGCGGCATCGTCAAACAGGGCACCGGCACCGAAATCCTCACGGGCTTCAATACCTACACCGGAGGCACCACGATCAGCGGCGGCACGCTGGCGCTCGGCGCGGGCGGTGGCCTGGCGGCCGGCAGCCCGCTGACCCTCGACGCGACGGGCGCCACCTTCGACATCTCCACCGCGGGCGCCAACCAGACCGTTGGCGCGCTCTCGGGCGTGGCGGGCACTACGGTTGCACTGGGCGGCAATACGCTGGCGTTTGGCGATTCCACCAATCAGATTTTCTCGGGCTCGTTCACCGGCACCGGCGGCATCGTCAAGCAGGGCACGGGCACCGAGACGCTCACGGGATCGAATAGCTTCACCGGCACCACCACGATCAATGCCGGCACGCTGGCGTTATCGGGCGGCGGCAGCCTGTCGGACGTGAATCTGGCGAACGCGGGCGCGTCGCTCGACGTGAGCGGCGCGACCGCTTCCCCGACCATCGGCGCGCTGACCGGCGTTGCCGGCACCTCGGTTTCGCTCGGCCCGCAGACGCTCACTCTCGGTAGCACAAACAACGGGGTCTTCGACGGCACGATCGGCGGCACCGGCGGCATCGTCAAAGCGGGCGGCGGCACACAGACGCTGACCGGCACGAACACCTATACCGGCGGCACGACCATCAACGGCGGCACGCTTGCGCTGTCCGGCAACGGCAGCCTCGCTGCCGGCGCCGGGGTCAACGTGGCCGGCAATGGCGCGAGCTTTAACATCAGCGGCGCCGTGGCCCCTCAGACGGTCGGCGCACTTTCCGGCGCGGCAGGCAGCACGGTGAGTATCGGCGGCAACTCGCTGACCTTCGGCGACGCGACGAACCAGACGCTCGCCAGTTCAGTGACCGGCACCGGCGGCCTCGTGAAGCAAGGCTCCGGCACCGAAACGCTCAGCGGCAACAACACCTACAGCGGCGGCACCACGATGAACGAGGGCGGTCTGGTGGTGGGCAGCAACACCGCCCTCGGCTCGGGCGCGCTGACGGTGAACGGCGCGTCCACCCTCGACAGCAATGCGGCCACTACGCTGGCCAACAACGTCGTGCTGAACGCGGGCCTGACCGTCAACGGGACCCACGATCTGACGCTGAACGGCTCGATTTCCGGCACGGGCGGCCTGACCAAGGACGGCGGCGCCACGCTCACGCTGAACGGCACCAACACCTACACCGGCGGCACTCAGGTCAACGCGGGCACGCTTGCGCTGGGCGCGAACGCCAGCCTCAACGCAAACGGCACGGTCAATGTCGCCAGCGGTGCGGTGTTCGATCTGTCGGCCGGCAACGGCACGCAGACGTTCGGCACGCTGACGGGCTCGGGCACGGTCAACGTCGGCACGAACGACCTGACGGTGGGCAGCGCGACCAACGGCACGTTCAGCGGCGGGATCGCCGGCACCGGCACGCTGACCAAGGTCGGGAGCGGCACGGAGACCCTGACCGGTACGAATACGTTCACGGGCGGCACCACGATCAACGCGGGCACGCTGGCGATCGGCTCGGGCGGCAGCCTGGCGCCGACCGGCGGCGTGACGCTGGGCGCGGCGGGCACCAGCTTCGACATCAGCACGGCGGGTGCGAACCAGACGATCGGTGCGCTGTCGGGCGTGGCGGGCAGCACGGTGGCCATGGGCGGCAATACGCTGACGTTCGGCGACAGTTCGAACCAGACTTTCGCGGGCACGCTCAGCGGCACTGCCGGCATCGTGAAGGCCGGCAACGGCACGGAAACGCTGACGGGCGCGAACACCTATACCGGCGGCACGACGATCAGCGCGGGCACGCTCGCGCTCAGCGGCGCGGGCAGTCTCGTGGCGGGCGGCGCGCTGAGTCTGACCGGCGCGGGCGCGACCTTCGACATGAGCAACGCGGCGGGCGACCAGACGTTCAGCGCGTTCTCCGGCGTAGCCGGCAGCACGGTTGCGCTCGGCGGCCATACGCTGACTTTCGGCGACGCGACCAGCCAGACTTTCGCCGGCACGCTGAGCGGCTCGGGCGCGCTGATCAAGAACGGCGCTGGCGTCGAAACGCTTAGCGGCGCAAGCACCTATTCCGGCGGCACCACGCTCAACGGCGGCGGTCTCGTGCTCGGCACCAGCAGCTCGCTGGGCACCGGCACGCTGACGGTGAACAACGCCGCGACGCTCGATGCATCGACGGCCATCAACGTCGCGAACGCGATCGTGCTCAACGCGACGACCACCATCGGCGGCAGCGCGGACACGACGCTGTCGGGCAACGTGTCGGGCACCGGCGGCCTGATCAAGAACGGCAACGCCGGGCTGACGCTCGGCGGCTCGAACACCTTCTCCGGCGGCACCACGGTGAACGCCGGCTCGCTCACGCTGGCCTCGGCGAACGCGCTCGGTACGGGCGGCCTGACGATGAACGGCGGTGCGCTGAACGTGGGTACCGGCGGCTCGGGTCAAGCGCTGCAAGTGAATTTCTCGTCGCTGGCCGGCGTGAATAACACCGCCATCAACCTGAGCAACGCCGCGCTCGGCGTGAGCGGCGCCGGCACCTTCGCCGGCACGATCACGGGCAACGGTTCGCTGACGAAGAACGGCAACGGCCTGCTGATCCTCAACGGCGTGAACACCTACAGCGGCACGACCGAAGTGGTCGCGGGCGAACTCGAAGTCGGCGACATCAACCACCTGAACGCGCGCATCGCCGGCAATGCGCTGGTGGACAGCACGGGTACGCTGCGCGGTCACGGCACGGTGGCGGGCAACGTGACGAACAACGGCACGGTGGCGCCGGGCGGCTCGATCGGCACGCTGAACGTCGGCGGCAACTACACGCAGGCCAGCAACGCGACGCTCGCCATCGAAGTGAGCCCGACCGCGGCGTCGCAACTGAACGTGACCGGCAGCGCGGCGCTGAGCGGCGCGCTGGCCGTGACCTTCGATCCGGGCACGTACACGGCGAAGCAGTACACGCTCGTGTCGGCCGCGGGCGGCGTGACGGGCAAGTTCACCAGCAGCGCGTTCAACGCGTCGTCGGGTGCGAATCTCGGCGCGTTGCAATCGTCGGTGTCGTACGGGGCGAATACGGTCGAACTGATGCTGGCCAACGCGCAGGGCACGCCGGGCGGCGGCACGGCGCCGACCGTGATCGCGCCGGTGAACACGAGCATCTACACCGCGCAGGGCACGGCGGCGCTGCTCAACGCGCAGACCACCACGGCCGCGCTGCTCGGTCATTTGAGCGGTGCGGGTGCATCGGGCGTCGTGGGCGCAACGCCGGGCGCCGCGGCAGGCTGGATCAACGCGAGCGGGTCGCAGACGAAGGTCGGCGGCACGAATGGCGCACCGGGCTTCCAGGCGAATCAGTACGGTTTCCTCGCGGGCCTCGATCAGCGGATGGGTGACTACACGGTGGGCGTGGCGGCAGGCTATACGCACACGGATCTCGACGAACAGTCCACCGGCGACTCGGGCACGCAGGACACGTTGCGCGCCGCGCTGTACGCGAGCCGTCCGCTCGGGCCGGTGCAGGTGTCCGGCACGGTGAGCTATGGCGTCGACTTCCTGTCGCAGAAGCGGCCGTTCGCGGGTGTCGGTACGGCCGAGGGCGATCACGTCGGGCAGGAGTTCACGGCGGGCGCGCAGGCAAGCTTGCCGCTGACGCTGGGCAGCTTCGTGCTGACGCCGCTGGCGGGCTTGCGCTACGCGTATTTCCACGCGAACGGTTTCGGCGAAAGCGGCGCGGGCGGTCAGGATCTGCGCGTGGGCACGGACAACGTCCACAGCCTGCAACCGTACGTGGGTGTCACGCTGGATCGCGCGTTCGGCGACGCATGGCGGCCGATGGCGGTGCAACTGCGGGTCGGTTACGCGCATGAGGTGCTCGATGCGGGCCGCGCGGTCAGCGTCTCGGCACAGGACGGCACGTTGTTCACCGCGCCGGGTACGAGCTTGCCGCGTGGTTATCTGACCACGGGCGTGAGCGTCAGCATGCAGCCGATGAAGAACCTGACCGTGTCGGTTGGGTACGATGCGTTGATCAATACGACACATGCGTCGGCGCAGCAGGGGACGGTGAAGGCGGAGTATCGGTTCTGA
- a CDS encoding LysR family transcriptional regulator: protein MESLNGFMVFVQVAQTRSFVEAGRLLGVSASAVGKRVARLEQRLGVRLFHRSTRSVTLTSEGALLLERSRRILGEIEAAELELSQRAEAPRGRLRVSLPLVSSLVLPVLGDFMHAYPDVQLDLNFTDRTVDVIDEGFDAVVRTGPLSDSRLSARSLGAFRLLLVASPAYLAQHGTPSVPADLVNHVCMHYRYPNTGKLETWPLLRADGEQEVPLPISMVCDNIETRLCFALRGLGIACLPSFSVKQALADGSLCTILDEQVERVIALNVIWPSGGNLAPKLRVFIDYLHSHFQT, encoded by the coding sequence TTGGAAAGTCTGAACGGCTTCATGGTCTTCGTGCAGGTGGCGCAAACGCGCAGCTTCGTGGAAGCGGGCCGGCTGCTCGGCGTGTCGGCGTCGGCAGTCGGCAAGCGCGTCGCGAGACTTGAACAGCGGCTCGGCGTGCGCCTGTTCCACCGCAGCACGCGCAGCGTCACGCTGACCTCGGAGGGCGCGTTGCTTCTCGAACGCAGCCGGCGCATCCTGGGCGAAATCGAAGCAGCGGAACTGGAGCTATCGCAGCGGGCCGAAGCGCCACGCGGCAGGCTGCGCGTGAGCTTGCCGCTCGTCAGTTCGCTCGTGCTACCAGTGCTAGGCGACTTCATGCACGCGTATCCCGACGTGCAACTCGACCTCAATTTCACGGACCGCACGGTCGACGTGATCGACGAAGGCTTCGATGCCGTCGTACGCACCGGCCCGCTCTCGGATTCTCGTCTGTCGGCGCGCAGCCTCGGCGCGTTCCGTCTGTTGCTGGTGGCGTCGCCCGCGTATCTCGCGCAACACGGCACGCCCAGCGTTCCCGCCGATCTGGTGAATCACGTTTGCATGCACTACCGCTATCCGAACACGGGCAAGCTCGAAACATGGCCGTTGCTTCGCGCGGATGGCGAACAGGAAGTCCCTTTACCGATCTCGATGGTGTGCGACAACATCGAAACGCGCCTGTGTTTTGCGTTGCGTGGGTTGGGGATTGCATGCCTGCCGTCGTTTTCGGTGAAGCAGGCGTTGGCGGACGGCTCGCTCTGCACGATCCTCGACGAGCAGGTCGAGCGCGTGATCGCGCTCAATGTGATCTGGCCTTCAGGAGGCAATCTGGCGCCGAAGCTGCGGGTATTTATCGATTATCTGCATTCGCATTTTCAGACGTAG
- a CDS encoding LysR family transcriptional regulator translates to MERGTLKTAQLQMLVAIAEQGTLMAAADALNVSQPAVTKSIKELEARLGVQLLERSGAGVRLTRYGEALLRRARTVVTEIARAERELEEMKSGVERTLSIGVSLLASSMTMDDALRAFRRRLPDVRLNVYECLPAQIIDGLRDGSFDLCVAFVADSDVTAEYRVVPLAESAQVLAVPSGDPLARETKLARLTKARWLYNYTRDSLPAFWRELCGDGATLAMPLQVNVCTSQRLYTQLADEPGTVSVWPAFLLQEQIKLGRMQRLATDARTPRLTLGLMYRRELVLGASLEYFVECLRNASATSENANADNR, encoded by the coding sequence ATGGAACGCGGAACGCTCAAGACGGCGCAGTTGCAGATGCTCGTCGCGATTGCCGAGCAAGGCACGCTGATGGCCGCCGCCGACGCGTTGAACGTGTCCCAGCCGGCGGTGACGAAGAGCATCAAGGAACTGGAGGCGCGCCTCGGTGTACAGTTGCTGGAGCGCAGCGGCGCCGGCGTGCGTCTCACGCGTTACGGCGAAGCGCTGCTGCGACGTGCGCGTACCGTGGTCACGGAAATCGCGCGCGCCGAGCGTGAGCTCGAAGAAATGAAATCGGGCGTGGAGCGCACGCTGTCGATCGGCGTGTCGCTGCTGGCGTCATCGATGACGATGGACGACGCGTTGCGCGCGTTTCGTCGACGGCTGCCGGATGTCAGGCTGAACGTGTATGAATGTTTGCCCGCGCAGATCATCGACGGTTTGCGCGACGGCTCGTTCGACCTGTGCGTCGCTTTCGTGGCCGATAGCGACGTGACCGCGGAATATCGCGTGGTGCCGCTCGCGGAATCGGCGCAGGTATTGGCGGTGCCGAGCGGTGATCCGCTGGCGCGCGAAACCAAGCTCGCGCGGCTGACGAAGGCGCGCTGGCTGTACAACTACACCCGCGATAGTCTGCCTGCTTTCTGGCGAGAGTTGTGCGGCGACGGCGCGACCCTGGCGATGCCTCTGCAGGTGAATGTCTGCACATCGCAACGCCTGTACACGCAACTGGCCGACGAGCCGGGAACGGTGAGCGTGTGGCCCGCGTTCCTGCTGCAAGAGCAGATCAAACTCGGACGAATGCAGCGCCTCGCGACCGATGCGCGAACACCACGCCTGACCCTGGGTTTGATGTATCGACGCGAACTCGTGCTGGGCGCCAGCCTGGAATATTTCGTCGAATGTCTTCGCAATGCCAGCGCTACGTCTGAAAATGCGAATGCAGATAATCGATAA
- a CDS encoding serine hydrolase domain-containing protein, producing MSVRSFLSSPNGDPGTLRRRVDAVIDSALDEKRLVGAVVLVAERGESRYRRAAGLADRERARPMREDALFRLASISKPIVSTAVMVLVAQASLSLDDEVTRWLPEFRPRLPDGREARITVRQLLSHTAGLGYRFLEVDESGPYAQAGVSDGMDASNISLDDNVRRIASVPLGYAPGAAWGYSLAVDVLGLLIERVTGTTLQVAIRALVTTPLGMTDTAFFATDPLRLAAVYVNDAPEPHRMRDEEIVAPFEGTTGIRFAPSRALDRDAFASGGAGMVGTAGDFLRLLDTLRSGGGALLPSTLVDQMGSVHSGEAGPPDAPGYGFGLGFSVLRDPVRANSPESVGTWRWGGAYGHSWFVDRVRGLSVVAFTNTLYEGMSGTFVAQLRDAVYGEAGGLGDDERRDG from the coding sequence ATGTCCGTGCGATCGTTTTTATCCAGCCCGAATGGCGACCCGGGCACGTTGCGGCGACGTGTCGATGCGGTGATCGATAGCGCGCTCGACGAGAAGCGCCTGGTTGGCGCAGTCGTGCTGGTCGCGGAGCGCGGCGAGTCGCGGTACCGGCGCGCGGCGGGCCTCGCCGATCGGGAAAGAGCGCGGCCGATGCGCGAGGACGCGTTGTTCCGGCTGGCGTCGATCAGCAAACCGATCGTCTCCACCGCGGTGATGGTGCTGGTCGCGCAAGCGTCGCTCAGTCTCGACGACGAAGTGACGCGCTGGCTTCCCGAATTCCGCCCGCGTCTGCCGGATGGCCGCGAGGCGCGGATCACCGTCAGGCAGTTGTTGTCGCATACGGCCGGGCTCGGCTACCGTTTTCTGGAGGTGGACGAGTCGGGTCCGTATGCGCAAGCCGGCGTGTCGGACGGCATGGATGCGTCGAACATCTCGCTCGACGACAACGTACGCCGGATCGCCAGTGTGCCGCTGGGCTACGCGCCCGGCGCTGCATGGGGTTATTCGCTCGCCGTCGATGTGCTCGGATTGTTGATCGAGCGTGTGACGGGGACAACGCTGCAGGTCGCGATTCGGGCGCTCGTCACGACACCGCTCGGCATGACCGACACCGCGTTTTTTGCAACCGATCCCTTGCGGCTCGCTGCCGTCTATGTGAACGATGCGCCTGAGCCGCACCGGATGCGCGACGAGGAAATCGTCGCGCCGTTCGAAGGCACGACGGGAATCCGTTTCGCACCGTCGCGCGCGCTCGACCGCGATGCATTCGCGTCGGGCGGCGCGGGCATGGTCGGCACGGCGGGCGATTTTCTACGCTTGCTCGACACGTTGCGCAGCGGCGGTGGGGCGTTGCTGCCGTCCACGCTGGTCGATCAAATGGGCTCCGTTCATAGCGGCGAGGCAGGTCCGCCGGACGCGCCCGGCTATGGTTTCGGTCTTGGCTTCTCGGTGCTGCGCGATCCGGTGCGGGCCAATTCGCCGGAGTCCGTCGGCACATGGCGATGGGGCGGCGCGTATGGTCATTCGTGGTTCGTCGATCGTGTGCGTGGCCTGAGCGTCGTCGCGTTCACGAATACGCTTTACGAAGGCATGTCGGGCACGTTCGTCGCACAGTTGCGCGATGCGGTCTATGGCGAAGCGGGTGGCTTGGGCGACGACGAGCGTCGTGATGGGTGA
- a CDS encoding ABC transporter substrate-binding protein, whose translation MMPPSFRARRLSRITAALCVMAVALPAMSGACAAATLRFGTDPTYPPYEYKLPDGRLAGLDIDIGNAICAAASVKCVWVQSSFDGLIPGLQARKFDAINASMAPTAARRAVMDFTQSVYPADIRLVAARGSHLAPNAASLTGKHVGVLQGSTQSSFVKANWETHGVLVREYQDQDSIYADLVNGRLDATVVLGSAARLGFLSKPEGARFELAGPRIDDPSILGASSVIGVRKGDAKTLQALDAALARLKQDGTIARLEKQYLGDGQAAK comes from the coding sequence ATGATGCCCCCCTCGTTCCGTGCGCGCCGCCTGTCGCGCATCACCGCCGCGCTCTGCGTCATGGCCGTCGCTCTACCTGCAATGAGCGGTGCGTGCGCGGCCGCGACGCTGCGCTTCGGCACCGACCCGACGTACCCGCCCTACGAATACAAGCTGCCCGACGGCCGTCTCGCGGGACTCGACATCGACATCGGCAACGCGATCTGCGCGGCGGCCAGCGTGAAATGCGTGTGGGTGCAAAGCAGCTTCGACGGTTTGATCCCGGGTCTGCAGGCACGCAAGTTCGATGCGATCAACGCGTCGATGGCGCCCACCGCGGCCCGCCGCGCCGTGATGGATTTCACGCAGTCCGTCTATCCGGCGGACATCCGGCTGGTAGCCGCGCGCGGCAGTCATCTCGCGCCTAACGCGGCGTCGCTGACCGGCAAACACGTCGGCGTGCTGCAAGGCTCGACGCAGTCGTCGTTCGTGAAGGCGAACTGGGAAACGCACGGCGTGCTGGTGCGCGAGTATCAGGATCAGGACAGCATCTACGCCGACCTCGTCAACGGCCGGCTCGACGCGACCGTCGTACTCGGCTCCGCCGCGCGGCTCGGCTTTCTCTCGAAGCCGGAAGGCGCGCGCTTCGAACTGGCCGGTCCGAGAATCGACGATCCGTCGATTCTCGGTGCGAGCAGCGTGATCGGCGTGCGCAAGGGCGACGCGAAAACGTTGCAGGCACTCGACGCCGCGCTTGCCCGCCTCAAACAGGACGGCACGATCGCCCGCCTCGAAAAGCAGTATCTGGGCGACGGACAAGCCGCGAAGTAA